From Phenylobacterium immobile (ATCC 35973), a single genomic window includes:
- a CDS encoding adenylate kinase, producing MNLILFGPPAAGKGTQAKRLVEGRGMVQLSTGDMLRAAVASGSELGQRVAGIMQRGDLVTDAIVIELIEQRLPEAEAAGGAIFDGFPRTLAQAEALDAMLAGRGAKIDLVVRLKVDDAELTQRIAGRFAESGRPDDNPESFKVRLGAYNNQTAPLLPYYKGQGKLVEVDGMAAIAEVAQAIDQALAAHA from the coding sequence ATGAATCTGATCCTGTTCGGCCCGCCCGCGGCGGGGAAGGGGACCCAGGCCAAGCGCCTGGTTGAAGGCCGCGGCATGGTCCAGCTGTCGACCGGCGACATGCTGCGCGCCGCCGTCGCCTCGGGCTCCGAGCTCGGCCAGCGGGTCGCCGGCATCATGCAGCGCGGCGACCTGGTCACCGACGCCATCGTCATCGAGCTGATCGAGCAACGTTTGCCCGAAGCCGAGGCCGCTGGCGGCGCGATCTTCGATGGCTTCCCGCGCACGCTCGCCCAAGCCGAGGCGCTCGACGCCATGCTGGCCGGCCGCGGCGCCAAGATCGACCTCGTCGTTCGCCTGAAGGTCGACGACGCCGAGCTGACCCAACGGATCGCTGGCCGGTTCGCCGAGAGCGGGCGTCCGGACGACAATCCGGAAAGCTTCAAGGTCCGGCTCGGCGCCTACAACAACCAGACCGCCCCGCTGCTTCCCTACTACAAGGGGCAGGGCAAGCTGGTGGAAGTCGACGGCATGGCCGCCATCGCCGAGGTGGCCCAGGCCATCGATCAGGCCCTGGCGGCGCACGCCTGA
- the rpsM gene encoding 30S ribosomal protein S13: protein MARIAGVNIPTNKRVVIALQYIHGIGPQSAREIVGKVGIEDARRVNQLTDAEVLQIRETIDRDYTVEGDLRRETAVNIKRLMDLACYRGLRHRKGLPVRGQRTHTNARTRKGPAKPIAGKKK from the coding sequence GTGGCCCGTATTGCTGGCGTCAACATTCCCACGAACAAGCGCGTTGTGATCGCGTTGCAGTACATCCATGGCATCGGCCCGCAGAGCGCGCGTGAGATCGTCGGTAAGGTCGGCATCGAAGACGCCCGCCGCGTCAACCAGCTGACCGACGCCGAAGTCCTGCAGATCCGCGAGACCATCGACCGTGATTACACCGTCGAGGGCGACCTGCGCCGCGAGACGGCCGTCAACATCAAGCGCCTGATGGACCTGGCCTGCTACCGCGGCCTGCGTCACCGCAAGGGCCTGCCGGTGCGCGGTCAGCGCACCCACACCAACGCCCGCACCCGCAAGGGTCCGGCCAAGCCGATCGCCGGCAAGAAGAAGTAA
- the rpsK gene encoding 30S ribosomal protein S11 has product MAKEPARVKRRERKNITSGVAHVNASFNNTMITITDAQGNTISWSSAGMMGFKGSRKSTPYAAQMAAEDAGRKAAEHGVKTLEVSVSGPGSGRESALRALQSVGMTITTIRDVTPIPHNGCRPPKRRRV; this is encoded by the coding sequence ATGGCCAAGGAACCGGCTCGCGTCAAACGGCGCGAACGCAAGAACATCACCTCGGGCGTGGCGCACGTGAACGCCTCGTTCAACAACACCATGATCACCATCACCGACGCTCAAGGGAATACGATTTCCTGGTCGTCGGCGGGCATGATGGGCTTCAAGGGTTCGCGCAAATCGACCCCTTACGCCGCCCAGATGGCCGCCGAGGACGCTGGCCGCAAGGCTGCCGAGCATGGCGTCAAGACACTGGAAGTCAGCGTTTCTGGTCCGGGTTCGGGCCGTGAATCGGCGCTGCGCGCGCTTCAGTCCGTTGGCATGACGATCACGACCATCCGCGACGTGACGCCGATCCCGCACAACGGCTGCCGTCCGCCTAAGCGCCGCCGCGTCTGA
- a CDS encoding DNA-directed RNA polymerase subunit alpha: MIERNWNELIRPEKPQIETGADASRKARLVAEPLERGFGVTLGNSLRRVLLSSLQGAAVTAVQIDGVVHEFSSIEGVREDVVDIVLNIKQLAVRMHAEGPKRMTLRATGPGPVTASQIEAPSDIEILNGDHVLCTLDEGATVRMEFTVQTGKGYVAAELNRPEDAAIGLIAVDALYSPVKRVAYRVEPTRQGQSLDYDKLIMEVETNGAVTPVDAVAYAARILQDQLQIFITFEEPKKKVEGEAKPELPFNPALLKKVDELELSVRSANCLKNDNIVYIGDLIQKTEAEMLRTPNFGRKSLNEIKEVLAGMSLHLGMDIPNWPPENIEELAKKFEDQM; the protein is encoded by the coding sequence GTGATCGAAAGAAACTGGAACGAGCTCATCCGTCCCGAGAAGCCGCAGATCGAGACCGGCGCCGACGCCAGCCGCAAGGCGCGTCTGGTGGCCGAACCTCTCGAACGCGGCTTTGGTGTGACGCTGGGCAACAGCCTGCGCCGCGTGCTGCTGTCGTCGTTGCAGGGCGCTGCCGTCACCGCCGTTCAGATTGACGGCGTCGTGCATGAATTCTCCTCGATCGAAGGCGTCCGCGAAGACGTCGTCGACATCGTGTTGAACATCAAGCAGCTCGCCGTGCGCATGCACGCCGAAGGCCCGAAGCGCATGACCCTGCGCGCCACCGGCCCTGGCCCGGTGACCGCCAGCCAGATCGAGGCGCCGTCGGACATCGAAATCCTGAACGGCGACCATGTGCTCTGCACCCTCGACGAGGGCGCGACCGTGCGCATGGAGTTCACCGTTCAGACCGGCAAGGGCTATGTCGCCGCTGAACTGAACCGGCCGGAAGACGCCGCCATCGGCCTGATCGCCGTGGATGCGCTCTATTCGCCCGTGAAGCGCGTCGCCTACCGCGTCGAGCCGACCCGGCAGGGCCAGAGCCTCGACTACGACAAGCTGATCATGGAAGTTGAAACCAACGGCGCGGTCACCCCCGTTGACGCCGTGGCCTACGCTGCGCGCATCCTCCAGGACCAGCTGCAGATCTTCATCACCTTCGAAGAGCCGAAGAAGAAGGTCGAAGGCGAAGCCAAGCCCGAGCTGCCGTTCAACCCGGCCCTGCTGAAGAAGGTCGACGAACTGGAACTGTCGGTCCGCTCGGCCAACTGCTTGAAGAACGACAATATCGTCTACATCGGCGACCTCATCCAGAAGACCGAAGCCGAGATGCTCCGCACCCCGAACTTCGGCCGTAAGTCGCTCAACGAGATCAAGGAAGTCCTCGCCGGAATGAGCCTGCACCTCGGCATGGACATTCCGAACTGGCCGCCTGAGAACATCGAAGAGCTGGCCAAGAAGTTCGAAGACCAGATGTAA